From the genome of Alicyclobacillus sp. SO9:
CTATCAGATGTCTTCCAACTGCCTGGCAGTAAAAAAACGTACCATTCAGATTGATATCCAAGCAACGCTTCCAATCCTCATAGGCTAAGGCTTCGGACGCACCAGCCGCCGATATGCCTGCACAGTTCACCAGGATATCCACTTTGCCCATGGAAGTTACAGCTTTAGATACGCTCTCTTCGACTTCTTCTGGATTGCTGACATCCGCGACAAAACTCTTCGCATTAGCACTCGTATGTGACCTAACCCAGTTACACTGTTGCTGCAACTCTGTATCTGTGCGACTCACTAGAAAAACATCCGCACCTTCTTGTGCCATCCGTCGTGCAATCGCTCCGCCAATACCTCGCCCCGCACCTGTTATTAAGGCTGATTTGTTTTGCAAACGCATTTTCAACACTCTCCCAACTTATCATTCTCAAGTTTAAGCACAGTACTTTTTTGTTATAAAATGAGTCTGCCCAAGGTGTTCACACCAGTTGAAACGGCGGGTCCTCAGCAATAAATTGCACAGGTAATAATGGAAACATCGACTTAACGGATTCTGCTAGATACTTCATACCAGATTCTTCGCTCCTTAAATGTCCGATAATAATCAGGGCCTTGTGCATGCCCACAGCGATAGCATCGCGGACATACTCCGGAGTTTCCCATTCTGGACCCTCCCCAATAATCACTAGATCTAAATTTTCTCGGCGAAGAAAAGGAATAGCCAACTCACCACCCCCCGTATAACCTGGTAAGACGCCAACACGTGAACACTGCATGGAAAGATTTCCGACAACTTTCACATAGGATACATCCAGCTTCCTCTTTACATACTCAGCCACAGCTTTCAGGCTGATGGCTGGAATGGACAATGGCGGAGTGTTCAGCGGGAGCAGCCCCTCGATACTCGGCTGGACGATATACTTAGACCAATCCAGGTCCTGAATCAGCCCTTGAACAATTCCATCCGGGTTATTTCGGTGCATGTGGTCGTGTAACCGAAAAATAGACATTTCTTTCTTTTCAATAAGGTTTTGCTTTCTCCGAAACACAATGTCATCTTCCAACATCTCGACTTTATCCATGTGGTGATAAAAAGGCGCCTCATGTGCAATCACCAAATTTGAACCAAGTTGGGCTGTTTGCAGAAGTACGCTATAAGACGGCATGAAAGTCGTCACGATACCTTTGACTTCTGCTTCCGTACTTCCCGACTTGAGCGTATCAACCCTACTCTCGACAGGACCAAGCCATCCAGTTACCTTGCGAATCACTTCTCCAACCGTTGGCATGACGAATCATCACTCCATCCCTGACTGAACCGCTCGATTTGTCCCAAACAAAACGACTAGACAGGAGTTATTTACATGTTACGGCCGTGCATACACCTCACAACCTTACAAAGACATTTGAACATGTACACGACATTTACTATAATTCTAAGAGAGACTTGAATACTAGTATATACACAATAATGATTGTACAATGGAGGACATACTCATGCAATATTCGAGCAATCCCGCTAGCACATCCACTGAAACCGGTTACGAGGCTTGGCTCCGCTATACTCCCGCAGATCTCGAGTCGAACGCCAGGGAGATTCAGGAGTACTGTCGGCATATCGCGCTGCCCAAGAGCTCTCTGGTCTTGCAAACTGCAGTATCTGAGTTAAGTAGGGGAATTGCCTCTATGTTCAAGTTTGAACCGATGATTGCCAACACGCGTCAAAATGGGCACGGGCTCGTACTGGGATTGTTACAAAGCGATGGGCTAGTAAGCAGTTTGATAGACATTCCAAACCCAGAGTCCTTGACACCGGATAGCTATGTAATTCAAGCAGTAAAGACAGAACATTCAGCAGCGATAGTACTGGCAGGCGCAAGTGATGCCGGTTGTTTGTATGCAGTATTCCACTTTCTAAAAATGCTTCAGACTGGCCAACAGTTCACTGACATTTCTGTGCTAGAAACGCCAAAGAATCGACTGCGGATGATTAATCATTGGGATAACATGGATGGAAGTATCGAAAGAGGGTACGCCGGCAAATCCATCTTTTATCAGGACAACGAGTTCACAGCTGACTTTGACCGCATACAAGACTATGCGCGTTTACTAGCATCAATCGGGATTAATGCGATTTCCCTTAACAATGTAAATGTGCACGACACTGAAACAAGGCTCATTACCAAGAGGTATTTACCAGATGTAGCCCGAGTTGCAACTGTATTTAGAAAGTATGGCATTCGTATTTTCCTCAGCATCAACTTTGCCAGCCCGATTCAGATTGGGTCCCTGACTACAGCCGATCCCGCTGAGCCTGAGGTACAAAGATGGTGGTCCACAAAAGCGGAAGAAATTTATGGATACATACCTGATTTTGGAGGATTTCTCGTAAAAGCAGATTCGGAGTTTAGACCGGGACCGTTTACCTATGGAAGGACTCATACAGATGGTGCGAACGCACTGGCAAATGCTTTAAAACCCTTTGGCGGTACCGTCATCTGGCGCTGCTTTGTCTACGACTGTCTGCAAGACTGGAGAGACCGCACCACAGACCGCGCCAAAGCTGCTTACGAACACTTTAGACCACTTGACGGACAGTTCAAAGATAACGTCATATTACAGATTAAGAATGGTCCAATGGATTTCCAAGTGAGGGAACCAGTCTCTCCCTTGCTGGGAGGACTCATGTCGACAAACCAGTTATTAGAATTGCAAATTACACAGGAGTACACAGGACAACAGAAACACCTTTGCTATCTGGTTCCCCAATGGAAGGAAATCATTAGTTTTGACACCTACGCAACAGGAGAGGGCTCGACTGTAGATAAGATCGCCAGCGGAGACTTGTTCAACAGGCCCCTAGGTGGATTTGCGGCAGTATCGAATGTAGGAGACGACAGCAATTGGACAGGGCATCTACTAGCTCAAGCAAACTTGTTTGGGTACGGCAGACTGTCCTGGAATCCCGAATTGAGTTCCGAACAAATCACAGACGAATGGGTCCGTCTCACCTTTGGTCACAATCCAACTGTTGTTAGTACTGTGACCAGAATGTTGTTAAGTTCCTGGTTTGTCTATGAAAATTACACGGCCCCGTTAGGGGTAGGATGGATGGTTAACCCAAGCCATCACTATGGTCCAAATGTAGACGGTTACGAATACTCAAAATGGGGAACCTACCACTTCGCAGACTGCAGCGGAATTGGGGTAGACAGAACCAGTGAGTCAGGTACAGGATTTACCGCGCAGTACTTCTCTCCAAACAAGGAAAACTACAATTCTCTTTCTTCATGCCCGGATGAGTTGCTCCTTTTTTTCCACCATGTTCCCTACGACCATCAACTCAAGTCAGGTAAAACGGTCATTCAACACATTTACGATTCCCATTTTCAAGGAGCGGACGAAGCCCAGGCTCTCTTGGAGCAATGGAACTCACTGTCACAAGCAGTTGACTATCAGCGGTTTAGGCAAGTGCAAAGAAAGCTGCAAGAACAAGCGGAACACGCTAAAGAATGGCGGGACATCATCAACACATACTTCTACCGAAAATCGGGAACGAAGGATGAAAAGGGGCGACATATTTATTAATTAATCCACCTTTGCTGCCCCACTCGAAAGCCGGCCCCTGCTGAGGCCGGCTTTCTGCTGTTTTCTGATATATGCCCAGTTCAAGTACCACTCATCAAATTAAATTGCCAATGCCTCTAGTTTTCGACAACAATGGCTTGCATCTGAGCCTGAACACTCAGTTCAGCAGCCTTTAACGTATGTTCCTGAGACATTGCTCTGTCCGTACGGTGCAGACAGTCGAGAATTAAATCACCAAAGTAAGGATACCCCACCTTCCCCTTCACAGGTATGTGGTATTCTCCCTCGTCGTTTGCGAGATAGACGTGATCGCCGTCAGGGTCTCTCCCGATATCAATATATTTTCGTAACTCTATGTAGCCTTTCGTGCCCAGGATAAACGTACGGCCGTCCCCCCAAGTGCCGAGTCCGTCGGGAGTGAACCAGTCCACTCGAAAATAATTGGTTGCTCCGTTGTCGGCCACAAGAGTCGCATCTCCAAAGTCTTCAAAATTGGCATACTGCTTGTGGTTGTAGTTCGCAATTTTGCTAGAAATCACTTCAGCATCACTTGCACCGCTGAAGTATAGAAATTGTTCAATTTGATGACTTCCAATATCGCACAAGATTCCGCCGTAACGTTCCCGCTCAAAGAACCACTTCGGTCTGCTCGGCGCATTCATCCGGTGCGGACCGGTTCCAAGTACTTGTACGACCCGGCCAATGGCGTTGTCTTGAATCAATTGCCCTGCAAAGACAGCACTCTCCACATGGAGTCGTTCACTGTAATAGACATGATACTTGCGACTGCTGCGTGAAATTGCTTGTTTCACACGCTCCAACTGCGTTAGTGTTGTAAGGGGTGCCTTATCGACAAAATAGTCTTTTCCGTGTTCCATCACACGGATCCCGAGTTCCGCCCGATTGCACGGAATGCAGGCACTTGCCACCAACTGCACATCAGGGTCTTCAAGGACTTGAGATTCGGATAAGGCTGCCCTTGCCTCTGGATACCGCCGTACAAAGTCTGCTACTTTTTGCTTATCGTCATCGTAGACCCATTTGATTTGAGCGCCGGCCTCCAACAAGCCATTGGTCATACCGTAGATGTGGCCGTGATGAAGCCCAACAACGGCCATAACAAACTCTCCCTTTTGACAGACTGGTTTGGGTCTGCCTTGCGGTGCATAGTTCATGCCGTCATTCTTTCCCATCAACAAAACTCCTTTGCGCAACGGTAGAGCTTGCAACCGGCTGTCTGCACATCATCTCATTACGAGCAAAGCTCTACGCATCTATAACTGAAGACTCTGCCTAATAGTTCCCCTTCGTGGTAATTTCATTGGCTTCAAAGTCTTTCACTGAGGCAGACTTTTCATAGAAATGAGGAACACTCTCCAGCAGCCCGCGTTTCGTGTAAAAGGGGTCGTCTGAGTCCAGCGGTAAATCTACCCGTATCCCTCTGGAAGCTGAGGCGTAAATCGCTGTAATAAGTTCCAATGTTCTTCGACCTTCCTCACCCGTCACCAATAACTCACTTTGTCCGGCAATAGCTGAAAGAACATTCTCAATTTGCCCTGTGTGCCCTTCGTAAGAAACCTCATCCTGGCTGTCGTAAGCCTCCTGTATCTCCGATTCCAATTGTGCATCTCGTTGTGGAAAGCCGTTCTCCTTTGCAATTGACCCGTACAAGTCCCAAGGTGCCGATAGTTTTCCCCGTTCGCACTGAAATACCAATTGCTGTTCCTGTCCGTGGTGAACAACTGAACTAGTAATCTGTCCCAAGGCGCCGGACTCAAAGCGTAAGAGCGCCATCGAAATATCTTCGACTTCAGCATTTTGATGTGCAACATTGCTCATCATGGCATGGACCTCTGTTGGAAGTCCCATCATCCATTGCAAAGCATCAATGTGGTGAACTGCGTGGTTAAGAGTACATCCCCCGCCTTCGCTTTCCCAAGTCCCCCGCCACCACAAGTCATAATAACTCAGACCGCGCCACCAGTATGAATTTATCTGAGCATGAAGAACTCTCCCTGCTGCTTGCTCATCCAAGAGCTTCTTTAGCTTCATCCAGGAAGACTGGAATCGATTTTGAGCCACAACTGATAAAAGTCTGCCGTTCTCCTGTGCCGCTGCAATCATCTTATCGCAATCCTCAAGGGATGCTGCCATCGGCTTCTCAACCAACACGTGCTTACCCGCCTCGAGACAAGCAATCGCAATTTCTGCATGTGTCGAGGGCGGTGTACAAATGGAAACTAAATCGATGGATCGGTCTTCAATTATCGTCTTGTAGTCATCTGACGCCATTGCATCCAGTTGATTTTCAGAGATGGATTTTTCAGCCTTTGCCAAGTCAATATCCGCAACCCTCTTAATTGTGCACTCCTGCGCAAAGGTAAGGTATGCTTGGAGATGCCGAGAGGAAATTGCCCCTGTGCCAATTACGGCAACGTTAATCACAATGCATTCCTCCATGTTCATCATTGATTAGCCTTTAAGACCCTGAGTAGTGATACCTTCGACAAGATACCGCTGGAAGAAGACAAAGATAAGAAAGACAGGAATCACTGACACGATGGACATCGCAAACAAATCGCCCCATTGTGAATTCCCTAGATTATCGAGAAACATATTTAAACCAATGGGCACTGTAAACATGTGAGGGTTGCTGAGATAAATCATTTGCCCAAAGAAGTCGTTCCATGTCCAATAAAATGCAAAGATAGATATGGTGATTAAAGCCGGCCGGGTAAGCGGCAGAATGACAGACACAAACAAGCGAAATGTGCCGCAGCCGTCAATGGTAGCCGCCTCATCCAAATCCTTTGGTATACCCCTGATAAATTGAACCATTAGATAGATAAAAAATGCATTTACACCAAGGAAACTTGGCAGCGTTAATGGGATAAATGTGTTAATCAGACTCAACTTGTGGAAAATAATGTACTGTGGAATCAGCAATACCTGAATTGGCAGCATGAGAGTACCCAACATGAAACCAAACAGAAATCGTCGTAGTGTAAAATCCAATCTCGCAAAGGCAAAACCAGTGAGTGCCGAGCTAAACAGGGAGCCAATCACAACGATAAGCGAAATTTCAAATGAGTGGAGAAACATCGGGCCGAAATTCATACCTGCTTTACCTGTTAATCCATCAATGTAGTGTGCGAAGGTCCACGTGGCGGGCCACAGACTGGAATTTGAAAAGATTTGACTGTCAGGTTTAAAGGAAGCAAAAAACATCCACAAAATCGGATAAATCATCAGAAAAGAAACAATGATTAGCACAACATGACGGAGTATTAACCGCACTCGAGCATTAGCAGTTCTCATGACGCACCACCCTACACATCGTAGTTCACCCATAGTTTAGATGTCCAAAAAAGGACTCCTGCACAGAGTGCAATGATGAGAAGCAAGACAATCGACAGTGTTGCAGCGTAGCCCATGTGGAAGAACTGGAACCCTTGCTGGTACAAGTACAACACATAAAACAGTGTGGAGTTTAGAGGACCTCCGTCCGTAATGACAAAGACTTGCGTGAAGACCATAAATGACGATATGGTTCCCATCAGTAGATTGAAGAAAGTAATCGGAGATAACATCGGCAGCGTGACACGAAAGAACCGCTGAATCGTATTTGCCCCGTCAATGGTGGCAGCTTCATAAAGATATCCTGGAATTTGCTTTATTCCAGCAAGAAAGATTACCATTTCGGACCCAAACTGCCAGACATTTAAGAGAACCAGCACAATGATGGCTGTAGCTGGATTTCCAAGCCAAATCGGTCCATGAATTCCAAAGAGATGAAGAAAAGAATTAATTGGACCATTTTGACCAAACAGTTTCCTCCATCCTATAGATGCTCCAACGCTGCCGGCAATCATGGATGGGAGATAGATTAATGCTCTGTAAATTCCCATACCTCGAATCGGTTTGCTCACCAGTTGTGCCACCAGCAACGCTGCAACAAGCCGGACGGGAACGGATGCTATGACGTAAATAAATGTCACGCGAATCGCAATCCAAAAGTCCGAGTCCGTCAACAGTCTGTGGAAATTCGCCGCACCGGCAAACTTGGGCGAACTGAGAAGATTGTAATTTGTAAATGCTAAATAGAATGTAAACAGCATGGAACCTGCCGTGAGAAACAGCATGCCAAACAGCCACGGGGACATAAAAACATAGGCTGGCCCATTTTGCTTTTTTTGCACTTTTAACCCTGGCCGTTTTACAGCATCTGTCTTTGCCACGTTCTGGGACAAGCCCATTTCAGAACCTCCTAAAAGGTGAGGAGCCTGCCAGTGCTTCACACAGGCTCCTCGCCAGTGCACTAGCTAGCGGGGTCGATTCGCTTCGACTATTTCTGAGACAACGTTTGATTTGCTTGTTTGATAAATTCTTTCGCACCCTGAGCAGGTGTTAGTTGCCCAAACATCACCTTTTGTGCAATCGGCTTAAGGACTTTTGTGCTGATTGGCCCTGCATTCGGAGGATCAATCGGCAAAGGAGTCGAGATTTTCTCCACTTGTGCCATGAACTTGTCCTGAACTTTCGTTACTCCGCCAAGACTCGCTGCATCGGCCGATCTGTTCTTGTTATTCGCTGTTACCCCGCGGTTGTTCCCAAAGGTCTTCGAGACTTGCGGGTTGTTTTCAAGGAAATTAACTAGTTTCATTGCAGCGGCGGGGTGCTTAGACTTTGATGAAATTGTCCAGTACATAGCAGGATGGAGAATATACGGTTTACTTGACTGGTTCCAATCCGGGAACAAAACTCTCTGAATGGGTTTACCAAGTAGTTTTTGATAAGTAGGACCTTCGCCGATAGGCATATAGGTAAATGCCGCTTTTTTCTTCACAAATGGACTGTCCTGAAGCTTTGAGTGGGTATAAGAGGAACTCTTTTGCGCTGATGGTACCCCGCCCTTTTTCTCGAGATTCAACCAGTACTGAAACCAGTTCGTCAGAGTCTGCTGACTCATCCCAATTTTCCCGTTTTTAAACTCCCGCTCACCGTGAGAAGTTGCCCAATAGGCGAGTTCTGCTCCCTGCCACACGTTGTTGGTAGACCCATATACGTTAGGAAGTTTGTTGTGAACCTGAATGAGAATATTGGCAAACTGATTCCAAGTATAATTCTTAGTCGGGTCGAAACTGATTCCTGCTTTTTTCAGCAGGGCAGGGTTGTAAATGTTGCAGAATGTATTAATAGCTACCGGGACCGCATACAGTTTCCCATTCACTTTACCTAGGTCTGCAACACTTTTACTGAGACCTGAAGTATCAATAGAAGTGCTAGTGAGATTCTTGAGAGACCCCTGGGAGATGTATTGACCTAAATAAGACGCATCCATCTGCATCACGTCAGGTAAATTTCCTCCCGCCGCTTCTGTAGCTAGTTTTTGCCAGTAGCCGCTCCATGATGCATAGGTCATAGTGACATGAATATTGGGATACTTCTTTTCAAAGAGTTGAACCGCTTTCTTCGTCATTTTCGTTCTTGTAGGCGTCGTCCACCAGGTAAAAGTAATATTCTCCGTTTTGCCGGAAGACCCAGATGTACCGTTCGTTCCTGAATTGCTGGTTCCGCAACCAGTCACCGTTACTGCCGCGGCCAAGCCCACACCGGCAATGGATAAAAGCGCTTTCTTGTTACGATTCATTGTACTGCCCCCTTTAATGAATGTGCTTGCATTGTCTTCAAACACCTAATTTACATACTAGCATACTACTATATAACCATGGTGTAAACAGTCCAAGTCAAGATGACTTTAAAGAGTTCCGTGCTATCACATTGTAAGAAAGACGGCGCTTCCTTCGCTCTTACTTCAGTCTGTGCCTAGCGGCGATATCCGCTCCGGGATTGGGCCAACATGCATGAGTGATATCATAGTTTTGCAAGAGCTTCCCACATTCCGTTGAGGTACGTTGCTCCAAGTGCCCTGTCGTACAAGCCATACCCCGGTCTGGAATGCTCGCCCCATATCATTCGACCGTGATCGGGGCGAATGTGTCCCTGAAAGTCAATGTCACGATAAGCCTTCATAATTTCAAATAAGTCCAGCGACCCAGCTGAGGACAAATGAGACGTCTCGTGAAATGATTTTTCCCCAACAAAGCTTAGATTGCGCACGTGGGCAAAGTGGATGCGTCCCATACCTCCAAAGTGTCGAATCATTCCCGGAATGTCATTGTCACGATTTGCTCCCAGGGACCCGCTGCAAAGTGTCACGCCGTTGTACTCGCTGTCAACGAGGTTTACAATTTTATCAATACTGTCCTGAGAAGTTACAATTCTAGGAAGTCCGAATAGCGACCACGGTGGATCATCTGGGTGGATAGCCATCCTGACATCTGCTTCTTCACAGACTGGAATGATTTTCTCGAGAAAGTACTTGAGATTGGCCAGGAGTTGCTCTTCACTGACAGCTCTGTATTTTTCAAACAGAGCTTGTAGTTCCTTCAGTCGATAAGGCTCCCAACCAGGTAACTCAAAACCGTTAGATGCTAATTCCATTTCGTGAACCAATTGGTCTGGGCTGAGATTTTTTAGCTCTTCGTGATTGTAGTAAAGCACTTCAGAACCATCCGGCAACTTCCACGCCAAGTCGCTCCGCAGCCAATCAAACACTGGCATAAAGTTGTAACAGACAACCTTTACGCCCGCTTTCCCTAGGTTCCGGATAGATTCCTGGTAGTTTCGAATGTACAGGTCTCTGTCAGGCAAACCCAACTTGATATCCTCATGTACATTA
Proteins encoded in this window:
- a CDS encoding ABC transporter substrate-binding protein → MNRNKKALLSIAGVGLAAAVTVTGCGTSNSGTNGTSGSSGKTENITFTWWTTPTRTKMTKKAVQLFEKKYPNIHVTMTYASWSGYWQKLATEAAGGNLPDVMQMDASYLGQYISQGSLKNLTSTSIDTSGLSKSVADLGKVNGKLYAVPVAINTFCNIYNPALLKKAGISFDPTKNYTWNQFANILIQVHNKLPNVYGSTNNVWQGAELAYWATSHGEREFKNGKIGMSQQTLTNWFQYWLNLEKKGGVPSAQKSSSYTHSKLQDSPFVKKKAAFTYMPIGEGPTYQKLLGKPIQRVLFPDWNQSSKPYILHPAMYWTISSKSKHPAAAMKLVNFLENNPQVSKTFGNNRGVTANNKNRSADAASLGGVTKVQDKFMAQVEKISTPLPIDPPNAGPISTKVLKPIAQKVMFGQLTPAQGAKEFIKQANQTLSQK
- a CDS encoding carbohydrate ABC transporter permease translates to MRTANARVRLILRHVVLIIVSFLMIYPILWMFFASFKPDSQIFSNSSLWPATWTFAHYIDGLTGKAGMNFGPMFLHSFEISLIVVIGSLFSSALTGFAFARLDFTLRRFLFGFMLGTLMLPIQVLLIPQYIIFHKLSLINTFIPLTLPSFLGVNAFFIYLMVQFIRGIPKDLDEAATIDGCGTFRLFVSVILPLTRPALITISIFAFYWTWNDFFGQMIYLSNPHMFTVPIGLNMFLDNLGNSQWGDLFAMSIVSVIPVFLIFVFFQRYLVEGITTQGLKG
- the uxuA gene encoding mannonate dehydratase translates to MKMTFRWFGEVNDSIQLEEIRQIPGVTGIVGALYDVPVGEIWTLDKILSMKHSINSADLEFEVVESVNVHEDIKLGLPDRDLYIRNYQESIRNLGKAGVKVVCYNFMPVFDWLRSDLAWKLPDGSEVLYYNHEELKNLSPDQLVHEMELASNGFELPGWEPYRLKELQALFEKYRAVSEEQLLANLKYFLEKIIPVCEEADVRMAIHPDDPPWSLFGLPRIVTSQDSIDKIVNLVDSEYNGVTLCSGSLGANRDNDIPGMIRHFGGMGRIHFAHVRNLSFVGEKSFHETSHLSSAGSLDLFEIMKAYRDIDFQGHIRPDHGRMIWGEHSRPGYGLYDRALGATYLNGMWEALAKL
- a CDS encoding SDR family NAD(P)-dependent oxidoreductase — its product is MRLQNKSALITGAGRGIGGAIARRMAQEGADVFLVSRTDTELQQQCNWVRSHTSANAKSFVADVSNPEEVEESVSKAVTSMGKVDILVNCAGISAAGASEALAYEDWKRCLDINLNGTFFYCQAVGRHLIETGNGGKIINITSIVSHAAIPERAAYAASKGGVKQLTQNLAVEWAKHNVQVNSISPGFIITEIVEEYIKQGVHNPDKMIAKIPARRMGKVDDIAGPAVFLASSDSDYMTGTTLIVDGGFLAYGYV
- a CDS encoding carbohydrate ABC transporter permease — protein: MGLSQNVAKTDAVKRPGLKVQKKQNGPAYVFMSPWLFGMLFLTAGSMLFTFYLAFTNYNLLSSPKFAGAANFHRLLTDSDFWIAIRVTFIYVIASVPVRLVAALLVAQLVSKPIRGMGIYRALIYLPSMIAGSVGASIGWRKLFGQNGPINSFLHLFGIHGPIWLGNPATAIIVLVLLNVWQFGSEMVIFLAGIKQIPGYLYEAATIDGANTIQRFFRVTLPMLSPITFFNLLMGTISSFMVFTQVFVITDGGPLNSTLFYVLYLYQQGFQFFHMGYAATLSIVLLLIIALCAGVLFWTSKLWVNYDV
- a CDS encoding Gfo/Idh/MocA family protein, with amino-acid sequence MINVAVIGTGAISSRHLQAYLTFAQECTIKRVADIDLAKAEKSISENQLDAMASDDYKTIIEDRSIDLVSICTPPSTHAEIAIACLEAGKHVLVEKPMAASLEDCDKMIAAAQENGRLLSVVAQNRFQSSWMKLKKLLDEQAAGRVLHAQINSYWWRGLSYYDLWWRGTWESEGGGCTLNHAVHHIDALQWMMGLPTEVHAMMSNVAHQNAEVEDISMALLRFESGALGQITSSVVHHGQEQQLVFQCERGKLSAPWDLYGSIAKENGFPQRDAQLESEIQEAYDSQDEVSYEGHTGQIENVLSAIAGQSELLVTGEEGRRTLELITAIYASASRGIRVDLPLDSDDPFYTKRGLLESVPHFYEKSASVKDFEANEITTKGNY
- a CDS encoding alpha-glucuronidase family glycosyl hydrolase, with protein sequence MQYSSNPASTSTETGYEAWLRYTPADLESNAREIQEYCRHIALPKSSLVLQTAVSELSRGIASMFKFEPMIANTRQNGHGLVLGLLQSDGLVSSLIDIPNPESLTPDSYVIQAVKTEHSAAIVLAGASDAGCLYAVFHFLKMLQTGQQFTDISVLETPKNRLRMINHWDNMDGSIERGYAGKSIFYQDNEFTADFDRIQDYARLLASIGINAISLNNVNVHDTETRLITKRYLPDVARVATVFRKYGIRIFLSINFASPIQIGSLTTADPAEPEVQRWWSTKAEEIYGYIPDFGGFLVKADSEFRPGPFTYGRTHTDGANALANALKPFGGTVIWRCFVYDCLQDWRDRTTDRAKAAYEHFRPLDGQFKDNVILQIKNGPMDFQVREPVSPLLGGLMSTNQLLELQITQEYTGQQKHLCYLVPQWKEIISFDTYATGEGSTVDKIASGDLFNRPLGGFAAVSNVGDDSNWTGHLLAQANLFGYGRLSWNPELSSEQITDEWVRLTFGHNPTVVSTVTRMLLSSWFVYENYTAPLGVGWMVNPSHHYGPNVDGYEYSKWGTYHFADCSGIGVDRTSESGTGFTAQYFSPNKENYNSLSSCPDELLLFFHHVPYDHQLKSGKTVIQHIYDSHFQGADEAQALLEQWNSLSQAVDYQRFRQVQRKLQEQAEHAKEWRDIINTYFYRKSGTKDEKGRHIY
- a CDS encoding Gfo/Idh/MocA family protein; translated protein: MGKNDGMNYAPQGRPKPVCQKGEFVMAVVGLHHGHIYGMTNGLLEAGAQIKWVYDDDKQKVADFVRRYPEARAALSESQVLEDPDVQLVASACIPCNRAELGIRVMEHGKDYFVDKAPLTTLTQLERVKQAISRSSRKYHVYYSERLHVESAVFAGQLIQDNAIGRVVQVLGTGPHRMNAPSRPKWFFERERYGGILCDIGSHQIEQFLYFSGASDAEVISSKIANYNHKQYANFEDFGDATLVADNGATNYFRVDWFTPDGLGTWGDGRTFILGTKGYIELRKYIDIGRDPDGDHVYLANDEGEYHIPVKGKVGYPYFGDLILDCLHRTDRAMSQEHTLKAAELSVQAQMQAIVVEN
- a CDS encoding Nif3-like dinuclear metal center hexameric protein encodes the protein MPTVGEVIRKVTGWLGPVESRVDTLKSGSTEAEVKGIVTTFMPSYSVLLQTAQLGSNLVIAHEAPFYHHMDKVEMLEDDIVFRRKQNLIEKKEMSIFRLHDHMHRNNPDGIVQGLIQDLDWSKYIVQPSIEGLLPLNTPPLSIPAISLKAVAEYVKRKLDVSYVKVVGNLSMQCSRVGVLPGYTGGGELAIPFLRRENLDLVIIGEGPEWETPEYVRDAIAVGMHKALIIIGHLRSEESGMKYLAESVKSMFPLLPVQFIAEDPPFQLV